In one window of Chryseobacterium phocaeense DNA:
- a CDS encoding 4Fe-4S binding protein, with protein sequence MAIKITDECINCGACEPECPNNAIYEGAVDWKASEGTALSGTVTMPSGLTVDADSPQEPVSDDVYFIVTDKCTECKGFHEEPQCAAVCPVDCCVPDEDHVESDEALLNKKAFLHGE encoded by the coding sequence ATGGCTATTAAAATAACTGATGAATGCATTAATTGCGGGGCCTGCGAACCGGAATGTCCGAATAATGCAATATATGAAGGGGCCGTAGATTGGAAAGCTTCTGAAGGTACCGCTCTGTCCGGTACCGTGACTATGCCGTCAGGACTTACTGTAGATGCAGATTCGCCGCAGGAACCTGTGAGTGATGATGTATATTTCATTGTAACTGATAAATGTACCGAGTGTAAAGGATTCCATGAAGAACCTCAGTGTGCAGCTGTCTGCCCGGTAGACTGCTGTGTTCCTGATGAAGACCATGTAGAATCTGATGAAGCGCTGCTTAATAAAAAAGCGTTCTTACACGGTGAATGA
- a CDS encoding M20/M25/M40 family metallo-hydrolase: MKKILGTSLLVFGMAVFGQSKEDSIQFSKISTEILNNGKGYTDLKELTKNIGHRLSGSPAYEKSVKWVEQKLRDAGADKVWLQEVMVPVWTRGKESLQIKTADGKWKNLKMLSLGNSEGTGGKDVSGEIIMVKSMAEYDQLTAEQVKDKIVFFNYPFSQTFVETFRGYGDAAKYRVTAASLTAKKGGKFAIIRSLSSAFDDVPHTGAMRYEDKVSKIPAVAIGNTTADELEALLKAQKVTAKLNSNCGMKGEKLTHSVIGEITGKKDQSVIVTGGHLDSWDVGEGAHDDGAGIVQSIEVLRTFKKLGIKNNHTIRIVCFANEENGVKGGIQYGKTAKDKNEKHLFAIESDAGGFTPRGIALEMDDAKRNQIKSWAGLFFPYGVYNFEGRYSGTDIYPLHDMGVPTAELVPDSQRYFDIHHTEEDTFEKVNRRELLLGATTMTQLIYMIDKNW, translated from the coding sequence ATGAAAAAGATACTTGGAACTTCATTATTAGTCTTTGGAATGGCTGTATTTGGCCAGTCCAAAGAAGATTCTATACAGTTCAGCAAGATTTCCACAGAAATTCTGAACAACGGGAAAGGTTATACAGACCTTAAAGAGTTAACTAAAAACATCGGCCATCGTCTCAGCGGATCGCCGGCTTATGAAAAATCGGTAAAATGGGTGGAGCAGAAGCTTCGAGATGCCGGAGCCGATAAAGTATGGCTGCAGGAAGTGATGGTTCCGGTATGGACCAGAGGAAAAGAATCTCTACAGATCAAAACAGCTGATGGTAAATGGAAGAACCTCAAAATGCTGTCTCTCGGAAATTCTGAGGGAACCGGCGGAAAAGATGTTTCCGGTGAAATCATTATGGTTAAATCAATGGCAGAATATGACCAGCTTACGGCCGAACAGGTAAAAGACAAGATCGTATTCTTTAATTATCCTTTCAGCCAGACGTTTGTAGAAACATTCAGAGGTTATGGCGACGCAGCCAAATACAGGGTAACTGCCGCTTCATTAACGGCTAAAAAAGGCGGTAAATTTGCCATTATCAGATCCCTGTCTTCTGCATTTGATGATGTCCCTCATACAGGGGCCATGCGTTACGAGGATAAAGTTTCAAAGATTCCCGCAGTAGCCATTGGAAATACCACCGCTGATGAACTGGAAGCCCTTCTGAAAGCACAGAAAGTAACTGCAAAACTGAATTCCAACTGTGGAATGAAAGGTGAAAAGCTTACGCATTCCGTCATAGGTGAAATTACCGGAAAAAAAGACCAGAGTGTCATTGTAACCGGAGGACACCTGGATTCATGGGATGTAGGCGAAGGTGCCCATGACGACGGGGCCGGAATTGTACAAAGTATTGAAGTATTGAGAACGTTTAAAAAGTTAGGTATTAAAAATAATCATACGATCAGGATTGTCTGTTTCGCCAATGAAGAAAACGGCGTGAAAGGCGGCATCCAATACGGAAAAACAGCCAAAGACAAGAATGAAAAGCATCTTTTTGCGATAGAATCTGATGCGGGAGGATTTACTCCCCGAGGAATTGCATTAGAGATGGATGATGCCAAAAGAAATCAGATCAAAAGCTGGGCTGGATTATTCTTCCCATACGGCGTTTACAACTTTGAAGGCCGGTATTCGGGGACGGATATTTACCCGCTTCATGATATGGGCGTTCCTACTGCTGAACTTGTTCCGGATTCACAGCGTTATTTTGATATCCACCACACGGAAGAAGATACTTTTGAAAAAGTGAACAGAAGAGAGCTTTTGCTGGGGGCCACTACTATGACACAGCTTATTTATATGATTGATAAGAACTGGTAA
- a CDS encoding M20/M25/M40 family metallo-hydrolase codes for MKKLFIILPLFLSGFLFSQKKPQKKPAKKATTAKFNYQDEFKNISDEIMTHGTAYDNLGELTKGIGPRFSGTSGYIKAVEWAEKKLKSIGIEMIWRMEAKAPVWIRGKESLEIKTGNGDWKNIRMLSFGNSEGTGGKDLTGEIVLINSTSELNAMSVGQLKGKIVFVNVPMDPKIINTNDSYLITAKSKLISASVIAKTGAKALIIRSLTTATDDTPHAKMVYYEPDDKVRIPALSIGVRSADELEKTLKNQKVTAKINMTAQSKGDTTNPNIIAEIQGKKDAKVIVLGAQLDSWDFGEGAIDDGTGIAQCIEVLRTFKALGIENNHTIRVVFYANSENGGQGREMYAAYVKKRDEKHVFALGTDAGGYSPRGFSLDMSPQRRKQIFAWKNYFLPYGVYDFDQTEAIQDISPLKKLDIPLAELVVDTQRYFDYHHSEQDTFDKVNKRELLLGAVAMTQLIFMIDKNW; via the coding sequence ATGAAAAAATTATTCATTATACTTCCACTCTTTTTGAGTGGATTTTTATTTTCTCAAAAAAAACCGCAGAAAAAACCTGCAAAAAAGGCAACCACTGCCAAGTTTAATTACCAGGATGAATTCAAAAACATCTCAGACGAGATCATGACCCATGGCACAGCGTATGACAATCTAGGTGAACTCACCAAAGGCATAGGACCACGCTTCAGCGGCACATCCGGCTATATAAAAGCGGTGGAATGGGCAGAAAAAAAGCTCAAATCCATCGGTATAGAAATGATCTGGAGAATGGAAGCTAAAGCGCCGGTATGGATAAGAGGTAAAGAATCTCTGGAGATCAAAACAGGAAATGGAGACTGGAAAAACATCAGAATGCTTTCTTTCGGGAATTCTGAAGGAACAGGCGGGAAAGATCTTACCGGGGAAATTGTTTTAATCAATTCCACTTCTGAGCTTAATGCCATGTCCGTAGGACAATTGAAAGGTAAAATCGTTTTCGTAAATGTTCCGATGGATCCGAAAATAATCAATACCAATGATTCTTATTTAATCACCGCAAAATCTAAATTAATTTCTGCTTCCGTAATTGCAAAAACAGGAGCAAAAGCTTTAATTATAAGATCTTTAACCACAGCAACGGATGATACACCGCATGCAAAAATGGTGTATTACGAACCTGATGACAAGGTAAGAATTCCTGCCCTGTCCATTGGTGTAAGATCCGCTGATGAATTGGAAAAAACACTGAAAAATCAAAAGGTTACCGCCAAAATAAATATGACCGCACAGTCTAAAGGCGACACCACTAATCCCAATATTATTGCCGAAATTCAGGGTAAAAAAGATGCTAAAGTGATTGTTTTAGGAGCCCAGCTAGACTCGTGGGATTTCGGGGAAGGCGCTATTGATGACGGAACCGGTATTGCACAGTGCATAGAAGTTTTAAGAACATTCAAAGCACTTGGCATTGAAAATAATCATACCATAAGGGTTGTCTTTTATGCCAACAGCGAAAATGGAGGACAAGGACGCGAAATGTATGCAGCCTATGTGAAAAAAAGGGATGAAAAACATGTTTTTGCTTTGGGTACAGATGCGGGAGGATATTCACCAAGAGGATTTTCCCTAGATATGTCTCCACAAAGACGAAAGCAGATCTTTGCATGGAAGAATTATTTCCTTCCATACGGGGTTTATGATTTTGACCAGACTGAAGCTATCCAGGATATTTCTCCCCTGAAAAAGCTGGATATTCCTTTGGCTGAACTGGTGGTGGACACTCAGAGGTATTTTGATTATCACCACTCTGAACAGGATACTTTCGATAAAGTGAACAAAAGGGAGCTTCTTTTGGGTGCTGTTGCCATGACCCAACTTATTTTTATGATCGACAAAAACTGGTAA
- the serC gene encoding 3-phosphoserine/phosphohydroxythreonine transaminase: protein MSKKHNFSAGPCILPQEVFEKSAEAILDFNGIGLSLLEISHRSKDFVAVMDEARAIVKRLMNLGDDYEVLYLGGGASLQFAMVPYNLLKVDGKAAYTDTGTWAAGAIKEAKKLGTVDVVGSSKEENYSFIPKDYTVGSEYDYFHCTSNNTIYGTQMKSFPEVDTLLVCDMSSDIFSRQLDFSKFDLIYAGAQKNMGPAGVTLVVIKKEILGKTGRENMLSILDYSQHISKESMYNTPPVFPVYASLLTLQYLEKNGGIAAAEARNKAKAQLLYDEIDSNALFETFCVKEDRSLMNVSFKLTDESKKEEFDNAWKAAGISGLNGHRSLGGYRASLYNALPIESVQILVDVMKSIK, encoded by the coding sequence ATGAGCAAAAAGCACAACTTCAGCGCAGGGCCATGCATCCTACCTCAGGAGGTATTTGAAAAATCAGCAGAAGCTATTTTAGATTTCAACGGCATTGGATTGTCTCTTCTTGAAATATCCCACAGAAGCAAGGATTTCGTTGCTGTAATGGACGAAGCCCGTGCCATTGTGAAAAGGCTGATGAACCTTGGAGATGATTATGAAGTACTTTATTTAGGAGGCGGTGCCAGCCTGCAGTTTGCCATGGTTCCTTACAACCTGCTGAAAGTAGACGGTAAAGCAGCTTACACGGACACAGGTACATGGGCTGCAGGAGCCATTAAAGAAGCAAAAAAACTGGGAACGGTAGATGTGGTAGGATCTTCCAAAGAAGAAAACTATTCTTTCATTCCTAAAGATTATACAGTAGGTTCAGAATATGATTATTTCCACTGCACCTCAAACAATACCATCTACGGAACCCAGATGAAATCTTTTCCTGAAGTAGATACCCTGTTGGTGTGTGACATGAGCTCGGATATTTTCTCAAGACAGCTGGATTTTTCCAAATTTGACCTGATCTATGCCGGAGCCCAGAAAAATATGGGACCTGCCGGAGTAACGCTGGTTGTTATAAAAAAAGAAATCCTGGGCAAAACAGGAAGAGAAAATATGCTGTCTATTTTGGATTATTCCCAGCATATTTCAAAGGAATCCATGTACAATACGCCTCCGGTTTTCCCGGTATATGCATCTCTTCTTACGCTGCAGTATCTTGAAAAGAACGGCGGAATTGCAGCTGCTGAAGCAAGAAATAAGGCGAAAGCACAACTTTTATATGATGAGATCGACAGCAACGCTTTATTTGAAACGTTCTGCGTAAAAGAAGACCGTTCCTTAATGAATGTCTCTTTCAAACTGACAGACGAAAGCAAAAAAGAGGAATTTGACAATGCATGGAAAGCTGCGGGAATCAGCGGACTGAACGGACACAGAAGTCTTGGCGGATACAGAGCCAGTCTTTACAATGCATTACCAATTGAAAGTGTGCAGATTCTGGTGGATGTTATGAAGTCAATCAAATAA
- a CDS encoding DUF1015 domain-containing protein: MPVFKPFRGVRPHKDFESTFPTHPLDNFTQEEIAEKAQVENTYINMIKPYVVSKSKDIDRNLRKIRSTFEELLDEKKLVQDSSAYYLYEQIYPNKQVFRGLLGLASIEDFWSGKIKRHESTIPQKKEKLAHYLEKVSLQAEPVLLTYPSNSKIELLMNHEEKNVPIFNHTDSKGIRHKIWRIDNRLKLQQFKEVIDQIDSFYIADGHHRIGSTALNAKRHKEKNKRHNGTEAYNFVYSFIVSNQSIKIHDYNRILTDLNGLSSEEFLKELEQYFLIHEKGEASYFPSQKFHISMYLDGKFYSLHVKHDLRSKEMSLDNLDHHLLDKYIFKNILKIENSDSSEKISYVKGTSNIQGINQLKEDVDKGEGKVGFGIYPVSFNDMIKISDLKLSMPPKCTFIEPKLVTALLMYDMKP, encoded by the coding sequence ATGCCTGTTTTTAAACCTTTTCGCGGAGTAAGACCTCATAAAGACTTTGAGAGCACTTTCCCTACCCATCCTCTGGATAATTTTACCCAGGAGGAAATTGCAGAGAAAGCTCAAGTTGAAAATACTTACATTAATATGATTAAACCCTATGTTGTAAGTAAATCCAAAGATATTGACCGGAATTTAAGAAAGATCCGTTCAACGTTTGAAGAACTTCTGGATGAAAAAAAACTGGTCCAGGACAGTTCAGCGTATTATCTTTATGAGCAGATCTACCCCAACAAACAGGTTTTCAGAGGACTTCTGGGACTGGCAAGCATCGAGGATTTCTGGAGCGGAAAAATCAAGAGGCATGAAAGCACCATTCCTCAGAAAAAAGAAAAACTGGCTCATTATCTGGAAAAAGTAAGCCTGCAGGCAGAACCAGTACTGCTTACCTACCCTTCCAACTCCAAGATTGAGCTTCTGATGAACCACGAGGAAAAAAACGTTCCTATCTTCAATCATACGGATTCCAAAGGGATCAGACATAAAATATGGAGGATAGACAACCGTTTAAAACTTCAGCAATTTAAAGAAGTAATTGACCAGATTGATTCTTTCTACATTGCGGACGGCCACCACAGGATAGGCTCCACTGCCCTGAATGCAAAGCGCCACAAAGAAAAAAACAAAAGGCATAACGGTACGGAAGCCTATAATTTTGTATACAGTTTCATCGTATCCAACCAGTCGATCAAAATTCATGATTACAACAGGATCTTAACGGACCTTAACGGGCTTTCAAGTGAAGAATTCTTAAAGGAACTCGAACAGTATTTCCTGATCCATGAAAAAGGGGAAGCTTCTTATTTCCCTTCCCAGAAGTTCCATATTTCTATGTATCTGGATGGAAAATTCTACTCGCTTCACGTAAAGCATGATCTGCGTTCAAAAGAAATGTCACTTGATAATCTGGATCATCATCTTCTGGACAAGTACATTTTTAAAAATATCCTGAAAATAGAAAATTCAGACAGTTCCGAAAAGATTTCCTACGTAAAAGGAACTTCCAATATTCAGGGAATTAATCAACTGAAAGAGGATGTAGACAAGGGCGAGGGCAAGGTTGGCTTCGGAATTTATCCGGTAAGTTTTAATGATATGATCAAAATTTCGGACCTTAAACTGAGCATGCCGCCAAAATGCACCTTTATTGAGCCAAAATTGGTTACAGCACTGTTAATGTACGATATGAAACCTTAG
- a CDS encoding D-2-hydroxyacid dehydrogenase, whose amino-acid sequence MKVLANDGISKTGELALTEAGFEVLPNRVAQDHVINFINENNVEILLVRSATKVRQDMIDACPGLKIIGRGGIGMDNIDVDYAKSKGIKVINTPTASSKSVAELVFGHFFALARFLHESNRLMPLEGDTHFDAMKKSFSKAYELSGKTLGVIGFGSIGQEVVKIGISLGMKIKVLTKNPKTKVLTLDFFDGQSLNFEISSTNDMDAFLKDTDFISINTPKTNEYIIDTPQFEKMKDGVYIVNTARGGVINEVSLIDFIESEKVAGAALDVFENEPTPELPLLMNPALSLSPHVGGNTVDAQEKIGAELAEQIIKLKKETIR is encoded by the coding sequence ATGAAAGTTTTAGCAAACGACGGAATCTCAAAAACAGGAGAACTGGCCCTTACGGAAGCAGGATTTGAAGTCCTGCCCAACAGAGTGGCACAGGATCACGTTATTAATTTTATTAATGAAAATAACGTGGAGATCCTTTTGGTAAGAAGCGCAACGAAGGTAAGACAGGACATGATTGACGCATGCCCGGGTCTGAAAATCATCGGACGCGGCGGTATTGGAATGGACAATATTGACGTGGATTATGCTAAAAGCAAAGGCATCAAGGTGATCAATACGCCTACAGCCTCTTCAAAATCAGTGGCAGAACTTGTTTTCGGACATTTTTTTGCGCTGGCAAGATTCCTTCATGAATCGAACCGACTGATGCCGCTGGAAGGAGACACCCACTTCGATGCGATGAAGAAGTCATTCAGCAAAGCCTATGAACTTTCCGGAAAAACACTCGGAGTAATCGGTTTTGGAAGTATTGGACAGGAAGTGGTAAAAATAGGAATCTCATTAGGAATGAAAATCAAAGTACTCACGAAAAACCCGAAAACAAAAGTTCTTACCCTGGACTTTTTCGACGGGCAGAGCCTGAATTTTGAGATCAGCTCCACCAATGATATGGACGCTTTCCTTAAAGACACAGATTTCATCAGCATCAATACGCCAAAAACGAATGAATATATCATAGACACGCCTCAGTTTGAAAAAATGAAAGACGGAGTCTACATTGTGAATACTGCAAGAGGAGGAGTGATCAACGAAGTAAGCCTTATTGATTTCATTGAATCCGAAAAAGTAGCGGGAGCCGCACTGGATGTGTTTGAAAACGAACCTACCCCTGAGCTTCCTTTACTGATGAATCCTGCATTATCCCTTTCCCCTCATGTAGGAGGAAATACGGTAGATGCACAGGAAAAAATCGGTGCAGAACTTGCAGAACAAATTATTAAGCTAAAAAAAGAAACCATAAGATAA